From the Neobacillus sp. PS3-34 genome, the window CAGAATGTAATAGTGAAAGCCAAAATTAAATTAAATTAAATATAAGCTCACGAAAAAGGAGAATGAAAAGTGAACGGATTAGGAATGTATGGAATTATGGTTGTGATTGCTGGAATAGTATTTTGGAGTCGTAGAAGGGCGATGTATCGTCCGATTCAAGGGTCAGGGATCAAAATATTGCTCCCGATGTTCTATATACTTATAGGGTTTTATGCATATTCGAATCTTCAAATACATTTGAAAATATGGGAAATTGGCGTTGCATCCTTAATTGGGGTATTGCTTGCTTTACCTCTTATATGGACTACCAATTATGAAATTCGTCAGGACGGTCAGATTTATGCACAGAAAAATAAAACCTTTTTTATCGCATTGATTACCGTTGTGGCGATTCGAATCGTAGCAAGACAGTATATTTCTGGCTTGGATCCAGCAAGTTTAGCTATGCTTTTCTTAATAGTTGCTTTTAGCTATGTAGCACCTTGGAGAATTGTTTCCTTTGTAAAATTTAGAAAAGTAAAACAGTCACAAGCTCTTGGTGAAGTGGAGATACTAAATAAAGTATAAATTCTTAGTTTAAATGGTCCCTATTCATTCAATATCAGCTGATAGATTTCCAAAAGGAAAGGAGACCATCTTAAAAGCCATTTATTTGGCTTTTAAGATGGTCTCCTTTATCGGTTCTAACCTAAGTTCCTCCTCCGCAGTTTTTATAGCATTTTGTTCAGTATGGCAGCTTTATTTTTTTACTTATAGATCTTTTTGATCAACATTTAGTTCAATCAAATTACCATCTGGGTCGGCACAGAAAATTTGTGCGAATCCACTTTTTCCGTATGGTTTTTCAAGAATTTCAACTTTGTTCTGTTTTAACCATTTAAGAGTGTCATAGTAGTTCTCGACTCTTAGGGCAAAGTGACCTTCTCTACTGGATAAGCTTTTATCCCGACGAATTGTCTGTGAAGATGGATCGACAATCAAGTGGAGTTGCTGTCCCTCTATTTCATACCATGCACCTGAAAAATCAAAATCAGGACGGGGTATTTCTTTTAAACATAAAATTTCCCCATAGAAATCCTTTGCTCTTTCCAAATCTGTAACAGTAAGACTTACATGATGGAGGCATTTATATTTAATCAAAACCTTCACTTCTTTCATTGTAAATAATTTATTTTTTACCATGGTCGTTTTGCGGCTAAGCTGAACATCCCGCACCGCAGCTGGAGCAATTCGAAACGCCTTTTATCAAGAGTAAAAGAATACGGCAATTATATAAAAATTCTTATTAAATAAAGCTGGAGAATTGAGGAATACTAACTCAAAAAGACTTAATGGAGGTAAATAAATGGAAAACGGCAAAATTTAAGCAAATTCCCAGTAATTCCGTCATTATCTCTAGGGCGGCATCCTTTTCATAAAAAATGCCAAGGTATATAGTGCTTAAACAACAGAATCAGATCGTTCACTACATAGAAGTAACTATTAATTTTTTTTCGCATCTACTTTTATTTCATGATGTAACATTAGGAGGAAATTTATGACACTTGAAAGGGAGAAACTTGTGAAATTAACAAGTTCAGAAATTGCCTATCTTTGGAATACTTATATGAATGATTGTATGTCGGTTTGTCTGCTTACACATTTTTTGGATACTGTAACTGATCCAGAAGTAGAGCCATTATTGCGCCAAAACTTAGAAACCTCACAAAAACATTTACATGACATTCGAGAGATATTTCAAAGGGAAAACATTGTCCAACCTATCGGATTTTCTATCGAGAATCATGTTGTACAACAAACTCCTAAATTGTTCTCAGATGTATTCTATATGCAATTTCTAATTCATTTGAATAAGTCTGGGTTGGTTATCAATGCTAGTGCTATCGCAATCGCATCCCGTAATGATATCCGTAAATTGTATACAAGTTTTCTTGAAGATGTCCAGGGATTGTATGATAAAATTATCAATTTGATGTTGCAAAAAGGGATATACATACGCCCTCCACACATGATATATCCAGATAAAATAGACTATATAGAAAAACAGTCTTTCTTTAACGGATGGCTCGGGCACACTCGACCATTGCTAGGGATTGAAGTTTCCCACTTATTTCATAGTTTACTTCATAATAATATTGGAAAAGAAGTGTGTATTGGGTTTGCACAAGTTACAAAGGATGAAGAGATTCGCAAATATTTTATGCGTGGTAAAGACTTAAGCTCCACTATCACGAATGACATTCACAATCTTTTGCAAGAGAATGATGTACCGCCTGCTACGAATTGGGATGCGAGTGTTACCAACTCAACTTCAGCACCATTCTCAGATCAACTTATGTTGTTCATCATAAGTTCTCTTTCAAGTATAGGTACTGCAACTTATGGTTCGAGTCTCGCCATGTCTATGAGAAGAGATATTGGGCTACTATACGAAAAGTTTATAGCCAAATCTCTTGTTTATGGAAAAGATGGATTAACCATTATGATTGAGAGAAATTGGATGGAGCAGCCGCCTCATTATTTGGATCGAGAAAAGCTTGCAAAAGATCATAATTAAGTGTACCTTTTTCTCGATTTCTACATTTTTAAAGAACAAAGTGGCAATTAATTGTTATAAGAATAGTGTTTGTTGGAAGGAGAATAAAAGTGTGCCTTCTCCCTTCCAACAAATAGACTTTAAATGATGTTTTATACTCTTACCTTCCCCCATTCTATTATTTTAGTCACCTTTTCTTTCTTAAAATTGGTTTTGACTTATTTCTTTATTAACTTTGTCTCCTTTTACACAGTATGATAAGGAAAGTTCCGAACAAAATGGTAATTAAGATCATACTAATTTAACAGCAAACGATAGCAACGTTTATAATAAATTCTATAAAATCAATTGATAATTGTTTCTCCCATTTTTCTTTGCTTTATATAAAGCTGTATCTGCTTTTTTTAAAAGCATTTTAGAATCCTGATCAAATGGAGGATAAAATGAAATGCCAATGCTTGATGTTGTTGTAAAACAGTTATTGTTAAAAAGCCAATCATCTTGTAAAGATTGCAAGATTCTATTGGCTGTTTCAATTGCTTCACTTCTATTATTTAACTCTGGCAAAAGAATGACGAATTCATCTCCGCCTAATCTCGCCATAATGTCTTTTTCCTGTAAACAGCTTTTCACCCGATTGACAATTCCGATTAGCAATTCATCTCCAATATCATGACCCATCGTATCATTTACTTTTTTGAATTGATCCAAATCAAGCAGCATAAGGGAAAGAATCTTTTCTGACTGCTTTGCCAACTCCATTTCTCCTCTTAATCTTTTATTGAACAGAGCACGATTAGGAATACCTGTTAAATAATCATGATGTGCATGGTGTTTTAATTTTTCTTCATATTCTTTTCTTTCTGTTATATCACGCGCCTCAAATACGATACGACTAACGTTGCCTTTCTCGTCAAGAATAGGCGATCCAATTGTATGGACCCATATCCATTCCCCATTATTTTTTAACCTTTTATAATCCAAAGAAAAGCTTTCTTTTGTATCGGCAATCTTTTTTAACGCCTGCTTCATTTTATACCTATGATCTGAATGTACGAAAGAAAGAATCGACTTACCCAAAAAATCATCAGGGAACATATTTAAAACGGTCTTATGTGAAGGTGACGCATAAAGTACCCTGCCTTCTGTATTTACAACCTTAATAAGGTCAGAAGAATGATCGGCGATTAAACGATACCTGCTTTCACTTTCAATAAGCTCCTGGTAAATTTTGTTTCGTTCAGTAATGTCTTTGTATACCACGACCGCCCCATCCCAATTGCCTTCATGGTCATAAATCGGAGAATAAGAGGCCAGCACATCGATTAGTTGTCCTCCCTTTGTTCTGCATTGAACTTCATGAGAAGGAATAACCTCTCCTTTTTTCAGCTTTTTAATTATTCCTTTGAAATTTTCTTTATTTTTTTTAGGAATAATGCTTATCGAAGGGTCTTTTACTATATCATTTTCTGTCCACCCGAATAGTTCTTCAAATGCCTTGTTAACATTAACAAAATTTTCATCAATATCAAACGTAAACATGGCGTCAGCAGCGCTGTTCCATATTAATTCCAACCGGTTTTTTACTTTTTTTAATTCGTTTTCTCTCATTTTTCGGTCTGTTATATCACGAACAACCGCTAACAAATGTGTACATAATCCATCCTGATCAAAAACAGGCGTTATCGTTGATTCCCAATAAACTACTTGTCCAATGGTATATTTATAGTCTTGTGAATTAGCAAGGCATTGAGGCACCAGCATCTTATCTTCATAAAGAATCGGCTCTTTTTTAGCCATTGCCTCCAGATATTTGGCGTTAATTAACTCAAAAGCTTCACAAGGCAGGACTTCGGAGATAGGTTTTCCAATTGACTCGTCTGTTAATCCAACAAATTTTTTAGCTGGATCATTGGCCAGTAAATATCGGAATTCATTTTCATTTACTACTTCCGTCAAAAATACCATATCAGACATGTTATTAAATACTTGAAAAAACAAATCCATATGCTTTAAGGATTTATTCATGAACTTAATGGCCATTTTCACCTTACCTTTCTTTGTTAATAATTCTCTCTAAAATCATGCTATTAATTATCACTTTGAAAATGATTGTTTATATCTATTACCATTCCCCAAAAAAATTGGCACCCTTACCTCAGCTGTTGTACCAAATCCTTCTTTACTATTAAAAACAATAGTTCCATTATGTTCCTTTAAAATTTTGTAGCACAGCATTAGTCCCAAACCAGTTCCCTTTTCTTTATTGCTATAGAAAGGCTCTCCTAAGCTTTGAATACGTTCTTCGCTCATCCCCACTCCATCATCACTAAATTTAATAATGACATGCGAGCCTTCTGATTGGGCTTCAATATGAATATTGCCGCCGTTCGGCATAGCCTCAATGCTATTATTCGCCAGATTAATGAACACTTGTTTTAATTGGTTAGGGTCGCCTAGGATTTCTTGAAAAGATTCTTCATCATATTTGTGTATCTGTATGTTTTTTAAATTGGTTTCTGACTCAAGTAATGTTGTTACATCATCAATTAGTTTTTTTACCTTAATCGTTTTCTTATCGATAGCTTGGGTTTTGGCTAACGTAAGGAACTCGTTAATAATCTCTTCAATATGATCAAATTCAGAATGAATGACATCAAAATACTTCGGTTCTATCATTCCCTGCTGAAACAGTTTAAAAAATCCTTTAATAGAAGTAATGGGATTCCGAATTTCATGGGCTACGCCTGCAGCCAATTCTCCAACAACAGATAACTTTTCAGACTTCCATAAAAGTTCTTCCGCTATTCTCTTATCCGTAATGTCCTTGGCAACCCCGACTATATGTCTAACGCTGCCATTT encodes:
- a CDS encoding cytochrome c biogenesis protein CcdC — translated: MNGLGMYGIMVVIAGIVFWSRRRAMYRPIQGSGIKILLPMFYILIGFYAYSNLQIHLKIWEIGVASLIGVLLALPLIWTTNYEIRQDGQIYAQKNKTFFIALITVVAIRIVARQYISGLDPASLAMLFLIVAFSYVAPWRIVSFVKFRKVKQSQALGEVEILNKV
- a CDS encoding VOC family protein, which gives rise to MIKYKCLHHVSLTVTDLERAKDFYGEILCLKEIPRPDFDFSGAWYEIEGQQLHLIVDPSSQTIRRDKSLSSREGHFALRVENYYDTLKWLKQNKVEILEKPYGKSGFAQIFCADPDGNLIELNVDQKDL
- a CDS encoding DUF3231 family protein, which translates into the protein MTLEREKLVKLTSSEIAYLWNTYMNDCMSVCLLTHFLDTVTDPEVEPLLRQNLETSQKHLHDIREIFQRENIVQPIGFSIENHVVQQTPKLFSDVFYMQFLIHLNKSGLVINASAIAIASRNDIRKLYTSFLEDVQGLYDKIINLMLQKGIYIRPPHMIYPDKIDYIEKQSFFNGWLGHTRPLLGIEVSHLFHSLLHNNIGKEVCIGFAQVTKDEEIRKYFMRGKDLSSTITNDIHNLLQENDVPPATNWDASVTNSTSAPFSDQLMLFIISSLSSIGTATYGSSLAMSMRRDIGLLYEKFIAKSLVYGKDGLTIMIERNWMEQPPHYLDREKLAKDHN
- a CDS encoding PAS domain S-box protein; the encoded protein is MAIKFMNKSLKHMDLFFQVFNNMSDMVFLTEVVNENEFRYLLANDPAKKFVGLTDESIGKPISEVLPCEAFELINAKYLEAMAKKEPILYEDKMLVPQCLANSQDYKYTIGQVVYWESTITPVFDQDGLCTHLLAVVRDITDRKMRENELKKVKNRLELIWNSAADAMFTFDIDENFVNVNKAFEELFGWTENDIVKDPSISIIPKKNKENFKGIIKKLKKGEVIPSHEVQCRTKGGQLIDVLASYSPIYDHEGNWDGAVVVYKDITERNKIYQELIESESRYRLIADHSSDLIKVVNTEGRVLYASPSHKTVLNMFPDDFLGKSILSFVHSDHRYKMKQALKKIADTKESFSLDYKRLKNNGEWIWVHTIGSPILDEKGNVSRIVFEARDITERKEYEEKLKHHAHHDYLTGIPNRALFNKRLRGEMELAKQSEKILSLMLLDLDQFKKVNDTMGHDIGDELLIGIVNRVKSCLQEKDIMARLGGDEFVILLPELNNRSEAIETANRILQSLQDDWLFNNNCFTTTSSIGISFYPPFDQDSKMLLKKADTALYKAKKNGRNNYQLIL